A single genomic interval of Spinacia oleracea cultivar Varoflay chromosome 6, BTI_SOV_V1, whole genome shotgun sequence harbors:
- the LOC110797646 gene encoding sugar transporter ERD6-like 7 isoform X2: protein MIGAITSGPIADFIGRKWAMRVYSAFCVGGWFSIYFAKGSLALDIGRLAGGYGMGAFSYVVPVYIAEIAPVNLRGALTTLNQVMICTGVSVAFIIGIVLSWRTLALTGLIPCAVLLLGLFFIPESPRWLAKIGSQKEFEAALQKLRGKDADITHEAAEIQDYIEELEKLPKANMFDLFQKRYLRSVTIGVGLMVCQQFGGINGICFYVSNIFETAGFSPSIGTIIYALLQVVITLIGATLIDRVGRKPMLLVSAAGLVVGCLLTAIAFYLKAHELSEKAAAILAVTGILVYISAFSAGMGAVPWVVMSEIFPINVKGVAGSLATLVNWFGAWSISYTFNFLMEWSSWGTFILYAAINAAAIVFIVMVVPETKGRTLEQIQADINA, encoded by the exons ATGATTGGAGCTATCACTAGTGGACCTATTGCAGATTTTATTGGGAGGAAATGG GCAATGAGAGTGTATTCTGCTTTCTGTGTGGGCGGGTGGTTTTCCATATATTTTGCCAAG GGTTCTTTAGCATTGGATATAGGAAGACTAGCAGGAGGATATGGAATGGGTGCCTTCTCCTATGTG GTACCTGTTTACATTGCGGAAATAGCACCTGTAAATCTCCGAGGAGCACTTACAACATTAAATCAG GTCATGATCTGTACTGGCGTCTCAGTGGCTTTTATAATAGGGATTGTATTATCATGGAGGACTTTAGCATTAACTG GACTTATCCCGTGTGCTGTTCTACTTTTGGGTTTATTTTTCATTCCAGAATCTCCAAGATGGCTG GCGAAAATAGGATCTCAAAAGGAGTTTGAAGCTGCACTTCAGAAACTTCGTGGCAAGGACGCAGATATAACTCATGAGGCTGCTGAGATTCAA GATTACATAGAAGAACTCGAAAAGCTGCCCAAAGCTAATATGTTTGACTTGTTTCAAAAGAGGTATCTACGTTCTGTCACG ATAGGAGTTGGATTGATGGTTTGCCAACAGTTTGGGGGAATTAATGGTATCTGCTTCTATGTCAGCAATATTTTTGAGACGGCTG GATTTTCTCCAAGCATTGGTACTATAATATATGCTTTGCTTCAG GTTGTGATTACACTTATTGGAGCAACTTTAATTGACAGAGTAGGAAGAAAGCCAATGCTCTTG GTTTCTGCGGCTGGATTAGTTGTAGGTTGTTTATTGACTGCTATTGCGTTCTACCTCAAG GCTCATGAGCTATCAGAGAAGGCAGCGGCAATTCTTGCAGTCACAGGCATACTG GTATACATATCGGCGTTTTCAGCAGGAATGGGAGCAGTTCCGTGGGTTGTAATGTCAGAG ATTTTCCCTATAAATGTAAAAGGGGTGGCCGGAAGCCTGGCAACACTGGTTAACTGGTTCGGTGCATGGTCCATTTCTTACACATTCAATTTTCTGATGGAATGGAGTTCCTGGG GTACCTTCATTCTGTATGCGGCAATCAATGCAGCAGCGATTGTTTTCATTGTTATGGTTGTACCCGAAACAAAAGGAAGAACTCTAGAACAGATCCAAGCAGATATTAATGCTTAG